One genomic segment of Plasmodium vivax chromosome 9, whole genome shotgun sequence includes these proteins:
- a CDS encoding hypothetical protein, conserved (encoded by transcript PVX_092640A) encodes MIKKILNNLNISNEEKDDNFSHSENILNLIEGIIIHENSYWKYVNILNELTTLCYEDPVNFRKFFFVKNENVEKKKKTASQILDRILIVVEKYEDARSTFLYAIAKLIFINAFDLNVEIVRTLCDLAHNEEYKYDVHSVFEEIVAAAMLNSAEKETLKNIFRGLQHMPRDKAIARSFTSCIHKVIKLLRGSFDEHILGFLSVATLDRHNCLIAYDEGLLKILTAEMTKREEDDFEEAPPHLETVYRIVQQLSGNHVKHCAMLVKEKMHLNFYFKKIKEIIKKDFMIHFSKKKSIFCNIILNTINNICTFEKEILFELCNSHHLIDLLLIGIKMEMSNPYFLSASLAGLLLVLKNEELYKRNIAYILENTKDLKIVLPFLFGQKYNSMLRYYHKADGEVEVYLHDVVKHTLDIFAFFFLKDVDKFAIKVKKGFRDSDINYYLLVCLESQNEDVVIRLLRCIHLIPFDDCRSIEFHKIFFLLREREITLNEKWKEIYYYCVKIYIKVIKNEEISKIVEQYKFEDTLTGIMRIMNQFLLRAVILHRKNDFVITKWRKASRGEHDEYVGCEADDRDPEAYAKVDSDDGEIDLNKITVELLRTCSRYPPLRYFMRNNSVSYYFINVLTNEDSLFSEINIDYDILIERTWCSSIENIFKALVKNNISKDKKICLRLLINVADMFSGYFYQFNTDTHCNIFDLCILEERHWKRKKILQYFYLMNSADLEDYKKQLHTFVKLYMTNLYTLLDVFVENNIFAELKKEQRENYFPGVLKFNKLKYEKKISKLKLKEKEIRSKMRPEQMERRDNKSGTPLFDELQKIKGKKKKLFLWLHNNNFQQTFDISLVDDDIECNLEHMFEMPKVVKKKKTIRPGRGNAYHGKDPPDVTILKRESPDGSLDDSLTGDLKSVNNGASQMEGETPQTGNFSPLGVEHGDSGKIRGRDSSSSEPSQRDDDSSASSLAEENPNETVLDKIACELLSFDKEKIYEQKSNHLNALLFSKRGLFVNCNKGQINVAHILHTFLRIFFSIIINNVNSNEHEHYLRVKEFFLKTTVLKTMINLLAQCSFYDCSVYAHFFRLYSEILKQNLTAVESMDMLIFYNIFFYYCKLLSREFINKLINEEYVLSDKEQYFYAENCQLFYYFTQKIIYIQFSHYSEIQKWCVDCCLFFFFYKNNILLLLYLFIYINSVHHGSVYASYIYHKRNFTSIHIIFFYTLFTLSYLMCFSKKLKYFILYFVNYKKYIHKILFRRSVVHALFLYHKLIYLRIVLQNQLSLERRAPAQVYHISPVIYVRENAVEWYFLAIGLDKYYLVYIPDNFEENITEHKDIKLVIHSEKKYADITRICLTKHSDNFFVFGYISHEDDKSYELYDLFISVNRHFRDEIISYAQFLSGGSLETKVDLVQDTVFANNLKRYMNVRNIIITSFAYKEVKQSGYSKGRRKAGGKRRDNLGSDEQLHGWSDNQPDGGSLQSEPSSDLRYSESSGTVNRFEEAQSSGAESNEEQFNIFRRNTYSTKKRKLFFFVLTKNHLYIFKLNFKKWLCLSPFVDGEKDDIHLYVESSQDSAEEPTRGKKKIFTNEKIYLNNFLGLCASPTDDQNVAFARKCAVRNTIKHVYSCNNTEYTNEHVVLSTNTSTTQTDAQSDGHSDDQRDGHPNGEAPMGGQHYEHNQRYLSANKPFLKIVHKYNNENLSKIKFVNNYESVVALSYKVKHGESPEKKIKIIMFDDYTRELWKRSLALSLNIQMTSSEWLRKWT; translated from the exons atgataaaaaagataCTGAACAACCTGAACATCTCAAACGAAGAAAAGGATGACAATTTCAGCCACAGcgaaaacattttaaaccTAATCGAAGGAATAATTATACACGAAAATTCCTACTGGAAATATGTGAACATATTAAACGAATTAACAACGCTATGTTATGAGGACCCAGTGAATTTtcggaaatttttttttgtaaaaaatgaaaatgtcgaaaaaaagaaaaagacgGCTAGCCAAATATTGGACAGAATATTAATCGTcgttgaaaaatatgaagacgCGAGGAGCACATTTCTTTACGCAATTGCCAAGTTAATATTTATCAATGCCTTCGATCTGAACGTCGAAATTGTGCGCACCCTCTGCGACTTGGCGCACAACGAGGAATACAAGTATGACGTGCACTCGGTCTTCGAGGAGATCGTGGCGGCGGCGATGCTGAACTCGGCCGAG AAAGAAACGCTGAAGAACATTTTCAGGGGACTACAACACATGCCAAGGGATAAAGCGATCGCGCGAAGCTTCACCAGTTGCATACATAAAGTCATCAAGCTGTTGCGGGGCTCCTTTGATGAGCACATCTTGGGATTCCTCTCCGTGGCGACGCTGGACCGGCACAACTGCCTAATAGCCTATGACGAGGGGCTCCTGAAG ATCCTCACCGCGGAGATGACCAAACGGGAGGAAGACGACTTCGAAGAGGCGCCGCCCCACCTCGAGACGGTGTACCGAATAGTGCAGCAACTCAGTGGGAACCACGTTAAGCACTGCGCCATGCtggtaaaggaaaaaatgcacctAAATTTCTACTTCAAGAAAATCaaggaaataataaaaaaggattttatgattcatttttcaaaaaaaaaatccatctTTTGCAATATAATTCTCAatacaataaataatatCTGCACATTTGAGAAGGAAATTCTATTCGAGTTGTGTAACTCTCACCACTTAATCGATCTGCTTCTAATTGGCATTAAAATGGAGATGAGCAACCCCTATTTTTTAAGCGCATCATTGGCTGGGTTATTACtagtattaaaaaatgaagagctgTACAAGAGGAACATTGCGTATATCTTAGAGAACACGAAGGATTTGAAAATAGTGCTGCCCTTTTTGTTTGGACAGAAATATAACTCCATGCTCCGTTACTACCACAAGGCAGATGGGGAAGTAGAAGTGTACCTACACGATGTCGTCAAGCATACGCTTGacattttcgcttttttctttttgaagGACGTAGATAAATTCGCCAtcaaggtgaagaaggggtTCAGGGACAGCGACATAAACTACTACTTGCTCGTCTGCCTCG AAAGCCAAAACGAAGACGTGGTGATCCGCCTCCTCAGGTGCATCCACCTCATCCCATTCGACGACTGCAGGTCCATCGAGTTCCACAaaatcttcttcctcctgcgTGAAAGGGAAATCACGCTGAACGAAAAGTGGAAGGAGATCTACTACTACTGCGTCAAGATATACATAAAGGTAatcaaaaatgaggaaatttccaaaattgtAGAGCAGTACAAATTCGAGGACACCCTTACGGGCATTATGCGCATCATGAATCAGTTCCTCTTGAGGGCGGTTATCCTCCACAGGAAAAACGATTTTGTGatcacaaaatggaggaaagcCTCTCGGGGGGAACACGACGAGTACGTAGGATGTGAAGCGGACGATAGGGACCCAGAGGCGTACGCAAAAGTCGATTCAGATGATGGCGAAATTGACTTGAACAAGATAACGGTGGAGTTACTACGTACTTGCTCGAGATATCCCCCCCTGAGATATTTCATGAGAAACAACTCGGTGAGCTATTACTTTATAAACGTCCTGACAAATGAGGACAGCCTGTTTAGCGAGATAAACATAGATTACGACATTTTAATCGAACGGACGTGGTGTTCCAGCAttgaaaacattttcaaaGCGTTGGtcaaaaataacatttcaaaggataaaaaaatatgtttgcGTCTACTAATCAACGTGGCCGACATGTTCAGTGGCTACTTTTATCAGTTCAACACAGACACGCATTGCAACATTTTCGATTTATGCATTCTGGAAGAAAGACactggaagaggaaaaaaattctgcaatatttttacctGATGAATAGCGCCGACCTTGAGGATTACAAAAAGCAGCTACACACATTCGTCAAACTTTACATGACCAATTTGTACACCTTACTGGACGTGTTTGTCGAGAATAATATCTTCGCCGAATTGAAGAAAGAGCAACGGGAAAACTACTTCCCGGGGGTGCTAAAGTTTAACAAAttgaaatatgaaaaaaaaatttccaaattaaaattaaaggaaaaggaaatcagATCGAAAATGCGACCTGAACAAATGGAGAGAAGGGATAACAAGTCAGGCACTCCTCTCTTTGATGAActgcaaaaaattaagggcaaaaagaagaaactcTTTTTGTGGCTACACAATAATAACTTCCAACAAACGTTTGACATTTCCCTCGTGGATGATGACATCGAGTGTAATCTTGAGCACATGTTCGAAATGCCCAaagtggtgaagaaaaaaaaaacgattcgCCCTGGGCGGGGAAATGCCTACCATGGGAAAGACCCGCCTGATgttacaattttgaaaagggaATCACCTGACGGGTCTCTGGACGATTCACTTACTGGGGATCTCAAAAGTGTCAACAATGGTGCAAGTCAAATGGAAGGGGAAACACCTCAAACGGGgaatttctccccccttggtgTAGAACATGGTGATAGTGGAAAAATCCGTGGGAGGGACTCCTCCAGCAGTGAACCCTCCCAGCGTGATGACGACTCCTCAGCCTCCTCCCTCGCAGAGGAAAACCCAAACGAAACGGTCTTAGACAAAATCGCCTGCGAACTCTTGTCCTTTGACAAGGAAAAGATTTATGAGCAGAAGAGTAACCACTTGAACGCACTCCTATTTAGCAAGAGAGGCCTTTTTGTAAATTGCAACAAAGGGCAAATAAATGTGGCccacattttgcacacattcTTGCGCATATTTTTCAGCATCATAATAAATAACGTAAACAGTAATGAACATGAGCACTACCTACGGGtgaaagaattttttttaaaaacgactGTCCTGAAGACGATGATAAACCTCTTAGCGCAATGCAGTTTTTACGATTGTAGCGTGTATGCACATTTCTTCCGTTTGTATAGCGAAATTTTGAAGCAAAATTTGACGGCAGTGGAGTCCATGGacatgttaattttttataacatttttttctactacTGTAAATTGCTCAGTAGAGAATTTATTAACAAACTTATCAATGAGGAATATGTCCTTTCGGACAAGGAGCAATATTTTTACGCAGAAAATTGTCagcttttttattattttacgcaaaaaattatttatattcaatTTTCCCACTACAGCGAAATTCAGAAATGGTGTGTGGACTGTTGcttgttctttttcttttataaaaataacattcttCTGCTGCTGTACCtgtttatatacataaatagcGTCCACCACGGGTCCGTCTACGCCTCCTATATTTACCACAAGAGAAATTTTACCTCCATTCATATCATCTTCTTCTACACGCTGTTCACCCTATCGTACTTGATGTGCTTTTCCAAAAAGTTGAAGTACTTTATTTTGTACTTTGTCAATTATAAGAAGTACATTCACAAGATCCTCTTCAGGAGGTCCGTCGTGCACGCCCTTTTTCTCTACCACAAGCTGATATACTTGCGGATCGTCCTGCAGAACCAGCTGTCTCTGGAGAGGCGCGCCCCCGCGCAGGTTTACCACATTTCCCCGGTGATCTACGTGCGGGAGAACG cCGTCGAATGGTACTTCCTAGCAATCGGACTGGACAAATACTACCTCGTGTATATCCCAGACAACTTTGAAGAAAACATAACGGAACATAAGGACATCAAACTGGTAATCCACTCggagaaaaaatacgcaGACATAACCAGAATATGCCTGACCAAGCACAGTGATaactttttcgttttcggTTACATAAGTCATGAGGATGATAAGAGCTACGAATTgtatgacctgttcataagTGTTAACAGACACTTTCGAGATGAAATAATTTCCTACGCGCAATTTTTATCCGGGGGGAGTCTCGAAACAAAGGTGGATTTGGTGCAGGACACTGTGTTTGCAAATAACCTCAAAAGGTATATGAACGTGCGGAACATTATTATAACGTCTTTTGCGTATAAGGAGGTGAAACAAAGTGGGTACTCCAAAGGGAGGAGAAaagcggggggaaaaaggagggaCAACCTAGGCAGTGATGAGCAGCTGCATGGATGGTCAGATAACCAACCAGATGGAGGATCGCTCCAGTCCGAACCCTCTTCAGACCTCCGTTATAGCGAGTCTAGTGGCACAGTCAACCGTTTTGAAGAGGCACAATCTTCCGGAGCCGAGTCGAACGAAGAACAgtttaacatttttaggaGAAACACATACAGCACGAAAAAGCGCAAactcttctttttcgttttgacgaaaaatcatttatacatttttaaattgaattttaaaaaatggttaTGTTTAAGTCCTTTCGTCGATGGAGAAAAGGATGACATCCACCTTTACGTTGAGTCCAGCCAAGACAGTGCAGAAGAACCCaccaggggaaaaaaaaaaatctttacCAATGAGAAGatatatttgaataatttCTTGGGACTCTGTGCCAGTCCTACTGACGATCAGAACGTTGCCTTTGCCAGGAAGTGTGCAGTCCGGAACACCATCAAACATGTCTACTCGTGTAACAACACGGAGTATACGAATGAGCACGTGGTGCTGTCGACAAACACGTCCACCACGCAGACTGACGCGCAGAGCGACGGTCATTCGGATGATCAGCGAGACGGTCACCCAAACGGCGAAGCTCCGATGGGTGGGCAGCACTACGAACATAACCAGAGGTACCTATCTGCAAACAAACCCTTCCTAAAAATTGTGCACAAATATAATAACGAAAATTTGagcaaaattaaatttgttaacaaTTACGAAAGTGTAGTGGCGCTCAGCTACAAAGTCAAGCATGGGGAGTCtccggaaaaaaaaattaaaatcatCATGTTTGACGATTATACGCGGGAGCTTTGGAAACGTTCTCTGGCACTTTCGCTCAACATACAAATGACTTCCTC GGAGTGGCTACGAAAATGGACATGA
- a CDS encoding hypothetical protein, conserved (encoded by transcript PVX_092635A) yields the protein MKYEKKIWNNDKGKKRSEKFPNEDSYGRGKSRRYGKHDEGAAAAAGVAAAGGFNNKPYHHEKRRSEQMHSNMQQGDEFNSERPTYTSASSNFKRSSNYEVKNKVLDKWGHRNSQYMPPPYKRGAMNQKANVPGGMKNNHARYHKKYVRNGGERGSKFSAYGSGDHNVNANFDEEERPPNEDHYDYADDYYNSDAHYAEDGRRRGGHYGDGGDNHYGDPDGYYDGRDNHYGDPDGYYEDRGNHYDDRGNHYDDRGNHYDDRGNHYDDRGNHYDDRGNHYDGRDNHYDQREDYHNDRDGQREHSRYADSYSRNYNHGSYNPNGNDGNIRQARKNSRAYEDSPGDNYAHSYDENYGASCGDHQSNLASGESRKANINQELSNLHRNLHNLLFSPAKTDDEKGPNETNTTSHNKECNESVLNQLSILRNIPFNVKHSDGEGDAGGGMEGGTKGGMEGGTKGGMEGGTKGGMKGGTKGGTKGGTERGRDGGLPNDEFDGGVSGRRSPDAQQKKSSQSSKTAMILDDLKKCLYSSGSQESKKTPPVGGNMSMSRVPNRDEGESQTDRRYHSNGYLLNDDKHFNASRDRDYRAAEESRIRRRSSSSSSRMQSSFFPPPGNAQQKEDDELEEEGRTSRRYRNDSNYYHSEEMEIESSISSDHSVVMDVYKNEVKEENIITSSGNLFPKNQIAESLRVLNTLQVDIERVCCYIKHFIDPPEQLFQVMTDVFVDKSVLVNSKIAIFYVYNHLIQELRNNLKNDLMKYYSIAERGLQIFVVPVLRCVLHEQVNVEMINKFYRCIAIWNERNVYSKIVCEQLKLLQKNPQKKIDFTVKNVASQAHSLLSNELSKFVPINFILKMPSVNNEHRKALEDKTLSALFQDISKDTLKGYDEAAVEEASRLSDKVMRMYGQELILINSQILELSSLICDNNDHLVKLQSALEKLRD from the coding sequence atgaaatatgagaaaaaaatttggaacaacgataaggggaaaaaaagaagtgagAAGTTTCCGAACGAGGACAGCTACGGTAGGGGGAAAAGCAGGAGGTATGGCAAACATGACgagggagcagcagcagcagcaggagtaGCAGCAGCTGGAGGGTTTAACAACAAGCCGTACCACCACGAAAAGCGGCGTAGCGAACAAATGCATAGTAACATGCAGCAGGGAGACGAGTTCAATTCGGAAAGGCCCACTTACACTTCCGCTTCGTCCAATTTTAAGAGAAGCAGTAACTatgaagtgaaaaataaagtgcTAGACAAGTGGGGCCACCGAAATAGCCAGTACATGCCACCCCCATATAAGAGGGGGGCGATGAATCAAAAGGCGAACGTCCCGGGTGGAATGAAAAACAATCATGCTCGTTATCACAAGAAGTACGTAAGAAATGGTGGAGAAAGGGGGTCTAAATTTAGTGCTTATGGAAGTGGCGATCACAACGTGAATGCCAACtttgatgaggaggagcgcCCGCCGAATGAAGACCATTACGACTACGCGGATGATTATTACAACAGTGATGCGCACTATGCGGAAGACGGCCGCCGTAGGGGGGGTCACTACGGGGATGGTGGCGACAATCACTACGGCGATCCAGATGGCTATTACGATGGTCGCGACAATCACTACGGCGATCCAGATGGCTATTACGAGGATCGAGGTAACCATTACGACGATCGGGGCAACCATTACGACGATCGAGGTAACCATTATGACGATCGGGGCAACCATTACGACGATCGGGGCAACCATTACGACGATCGGGGCAACCATTACGATGGTCGAGACAACCATTATGACCAGCGAGAGGACTATCACAACGATCGCGACGGTCAGCGGGAGCACAGCCGGTACGCTGATAGCTACAGCAGGAACTACAACCACGGCAGCTACAACCCCAACGGCAATGACGGCAACATTCGGCAGGCGCGCAAAAACAGCCGTGCGTACGAGGACAGCCCGGGCGATAACTACGCCCACAGTTACGACGAAAATTATGGCGCGAGTTGCGGAGACCATCAAAGCAATCTCGCCAGTGGGGAATCTAGAAAGGCCAATATAAACCAGGAGCTGAGCAACCTGCATAGGAATCTGCACAATTTGCTTTTCTCCCCTGCCAAAACGGACGACGAGAAAGGTCCCAACGAAACGAACACCACGTCGCACAACAAGGAGTGTAACGAGAGCGTGTTGAACCAGCTGTCCATTCTGCGGAACATTCCGTTTAATGTGAAGCATTCGGATGGCGAAGGCGACGCGGGAGGTGGCATGGAAGGCGGCACGAAAGGCGGCATGGAAGGCGGCACGAAAGGCGGCATGGAAGGCGGCACGAAAGGTGGCATGAAAGGCGGCACGAAAGGCGGCACGAAAGGCGGCACCGAACGCGGAAGAGATGGTGGGCTTCCTAACGACGAGTTCGATGGCGGGGTCAGCGGCCGACGTAGCCCTGACGCgcagcagaaaaaaagcagccAGAGCAGCAAGACAGCCATGATACTGGACGATTTGAAGAAGTGCCTCTACAGTAGTGGCAGTCAGGAGTCGAAGAAGACACCCCCCGTGGGGGGCAATATGAGCATGTCACGCGTACCGAACCGGGATGAGGGGGAGTCCCAAACGGACAGGAGGTACCACTCAAACGGATACCTACTTAATGACGATAAGCATTTCAATGCTAGCCGTGATAGAGACTACAGAGCTGCTGAGGAGAGTAGGATCAGGAGACGAAGTAGCAGCAGCAGTAGTAGAATGCAAagcagtttttttcccccaccaGGAAATGCACAACAGAAGGAGGATGACGAATTGGAAGAGGAGGGTAGGACCAGTAGGCGCTACAGAAACGACTCGAATTATTACCACTCGGAGGAGATGGAAATCGAATCGTCCATTTCAAGCGATCACAGCGTTGTCATGGATGTGTATAAAAACGaagtgaaggaggagaacATAATAACTTCCAGTGGAAATTTATTTCCCAAAAATCAAATAGCCGAATCGTTGAGGGTATTAAATACGTTGCAAGTGGACATTGAAAGAGTCTGCTgttatataaaacattttatagATCCTCCGGAGCAGCTGTTCCAAGTGATGACGGATGTTTTCGTGGACAAATCCGTTTTAGTAAACTCCAAAATTGCCATCTTCTATGTGTATAATCATTTAATACAAGAATTGagaaacaatttaaaaaacgatTTGATGAAATATTATTCCATCGCGGAAAGAGGgttacaaatttttgttgTCCCAGTACTGAGGTGTGTATTACATGAACAAGTCAACGTAGAAAtgattaacaaattttatcGCTGTATAGCCATTTGGAATGAAAGAAATGTCTACAGCAAAATAGTATGTGAACAGCTAAAACTGCTTCAGAAAaatccacaaaaaaaaattgattttaCTGTGAAGAATGTAGCTAGCCAAGCTCATAGTTTGCTGTCAAATGAACTGTCGAAATTTGTGcccataaattttattttaaaaatgcccaGTGTGAATAATGAACATAGGAAAGCTCTGGAAGATAAAACTCTCAGTGCTCTTTTTCAGGATATATCGAAGGATACTCTGAAGGGGTACGATGAGGCAGCTGTTGAGGAAGCTTCTAGGCTGTCGGACAAGGTGATGCGCATGTATGGGCaggaattaattttaattaactcTCAAATTTTGGAGCTCTCCTCCTTGATTTGCGATAATAATGACCATTTGGTGAAGCTGCAGAGTGCGCTGGAGAAGCTGCGGGATTGA